One genomic window of Paraburkholderia phytofirmans PsJN includes the following:
- a CDS encoding type VI secretion system Vgr family protein, which produces MTQWLTQTHTVTFSGAALPEIVGVSYRNRQFTEKRAPMLTVRRVSGREAVGELFEYIVETAVENPDFLEDPESAAQIDLERIVGTTGTVAIQITGIGTFRAGATGDTGRANVGADTRYISGEIVSARIRCVEDRASIFEFVLRPFVWRATLNCDSRIFHGPVTKVLEEVLQPYVGTVEWRIGGMWPGKGYPPRDMIRQAWESDWAFISRLMEEFGLCYWFEHRDDFHSLVISDLLSGFRPHGVAYETLRYHPAGRIDEEHISELSVSYTLTPGSAEVNDHNYAEPRLAKSLAPNRERYEDLRGTASRAIEIYEPADFAQPEARRTFADANDEREEARYLARVKLEARRCQGLRATGRGHIQGLQPGRTFTLTGYPQQRANCEYIVLRCTLDITEVGTSSGDWRQYSVNTEFELQPANEYFRLPQITPRPRVDGYEYAVVVAPQDKEMYIDSRNRLRIQFDWDRQAKLDGATSIWVRVMTQWQGGELGVVAPGRAGQMVLVAHVHGDPDRPVVAGFVVDKFNMPPWALPANAALSGMRSKSLGYGLRSNHLALDDTPGRMQAQLSSDQANSRFVAGFNTRIEGNRGRTEPRGEGIEIATDAHAVMRANRGLLVTTETRAGATAPVKDMGETVQRLTQARQQHEDLSLLAKQHNAQTPQASQSDAASTIRTQNGAIRGGARTPENPSPELTRPDVVMASAAGIATTAADSTHMASANDHAVTAGRDVSVSSGRSLFASVRGAISLFASQLGMKLIAAKGRVDIQAQSDQMALAALKDVTISSTDGRIVITAAKEVWLGAGGSYIQINGDGIINGSPGPILEKGASWDVPGPDSKRVSLPFLPLSALPQAAEYEYSQIFDISTLIPAVSIGSALESQPYRIYLADGTIQQQGMLTDGATEVVHTLASTQVKCEIGTGDWGVTEHAYDDIELNAEEEAQFRSGDNFEKLEGNEIHE; this is translated from the coding sequence GTGACCCAGTGGCTAACCCAGACACACACCGTCACGTTCAGCGGTGCCGCGCTTCCCGAAATCGTCGGCGTCTCATACAGGAACAGGCAGTTCACCGAAAAGCGCGCGCCGATGCTGACCGTTCGCCGGGTCAGCGGACGCGAGGCGGTCGGCGAACTGTTCGAATATATCGTCGAGACAGCAGTCGAGAACCCGGACTTTCTGGAAGACCCAGAGAGCGCCGCGCAGATCGATCTGGAGCGCATCGTCGGCACAACAGGCACCGTTGCGATCCAGATCACCGGCATCGGCACCTTCCGCGCGGGCGCGACAGGCGATACCGGGCGCGCGAATGTCGGCGCCGATACCCGCTACATCAGCGGCGAAATCGTTTCGGCGCGGATCAGATGCGTTGAAGACCGCGCGTCGATTTTCGAGTTCGTGCTGCGTCCGTTTGTGTGGCGCGCAACGCTGAACTGCGATTCGCGCATCTTTCATGGTCCGGTGACCAAGGTGCTCGAAGAAGTCCTGCAACCTTATGTGGGCACCGTTGAATGGCGTATCGGCGGAATGTGGCCCGGCAAAGGCTACCCGCCGCGCGACATGATCCGGCAGGCGTGGGAATCAGACTGGGCATTCATATCCCGTTTAATGGAAGAGTTCGGGCTCTGCTACTGGTTCGAGCATCGTGACGACTTTCATTCGCTCGTCATTTCCGACCTGCTGAGCGGCTTCCGTCCGCACGGCGTCGCCTATGAAACACTTCGCTATCATCCGGCCGGCCGGATCGATGAGGAACATATCAGCGAACTGTCGGTGTCGTACACGCTGACGCCGGGCAGCGCCGAAGTCAACGACCACAACTACGCGGAGCCGCGACTTGCAAAAAGTCTCGCACCGAACCGCGAACGCTACGAAGACCTGCGCGGCACGGCGAGCCGGGCCATCGAAATCTACGAACCCGCCGACTTCGCGCAGCCCGAGGCCCGGCGCACGTTTGCCGACGCGAACGACGAGCGGGAGGAAGCCCGGTATCTTGCACGGGTCAAACTCGAAGCGAGACGCTGCCAGGGGCTGCGCGCAACCGGCAGGGGTCATATTCAGGGGCTGCAGCCCGGCCGCACGTTCACGCTGACCGGCTATCCGCAGCAGCGCGCGAACTGTGAATACATCGTTCTGCGCTGCACGCTGGATATCACTGAAGTTGGCACGTCCTCAGGTGACTGGCGTCAGTACTCGGTCAACACGGAATTTGAACTGCAACCGGCGAACGAGTATTTCCGGCTGCCGCAGATCACGCCGAGGCCGCGCGTGGACGGCTATGAATACGCCGTGGTGGTCGCGCCGCAGGACAAGGAAATGTACATCGACTCGCGCAACCGGCTGCGCATCCAGTTCGACTGGGACCGGCAGGCGAAGCTCGACGGCGCGACCTCGATCTGGGTGCGCGTCATGACGCAATGGCAGGGCGGCGAGCTGGGTGTGGTTGCACCCGGTCGCGCGGGTCAGATGGTGCTGGTCGCGCACGTGCACGGTGACCCGGACCGGCCTGTCGTCGCCGGATTCGTGGTGGACAAGTTCAACATGCCGCCGTGGGCACTGCCGGCCAACGCGGCGCTTAGCGGCATGCGCAGTAAGAGTCTTGGGTATGGTCTGCGCTCCAATCATCTCGCGCTGGACGATACGCCCGGCAGGATGCAGGCGCAACTGTCGAGCGACCAGGCTAATTCGCGGTTTGTGGCGGGGTTCAATACGCGCATCGAAGGCAACCGGGGGCGCACCGAGCCGCGCGGCGAAGGGATCGAGATTGCCACCGATGCGCATGCGGTGATGCGGGCGAACCGGGGCTTGCTCGTAACGACCGAGACGCGCGCGGGGGCGACCGCTCCCGTGAAGGATATGGGCGAGACGGTACAGCGGCTCACGCAGGCGCGGCAACAGCATGAAGACCTGTCACTGCTCGCGAAGCAGCACAACGCGCAGACGCCGCAAGCGAGCCAGAGCGATGCGGCCAGCACGATCAGGACACAGAACGGCGCGATCAGGGGCGGCGCCAGGACGCCGGAGAATCCATCGCCGGAGCTGACGCGCCCGGACGTGGTGATGGCGAGTGCGGCAGGCATCGCGACCACGGCCGCAGACAGCACGCATATGGCGAGCGCGAACGATCACGCGGTGACGGCGGGACGGGACGTGAGTGTGTCGTCGGGACGTTCGCTGTTTGCGTCGGTGCGCGGTGCGATCAGCCTGTTTGCCTCGCAGCTCGGCATGAAGCTGATTGCGGCGAAGGGGCGCGTGGACATCCAGGCGCAAAGCGACCAGATGGCGTTGGCGGCGCTGAAGGACGTCACGATCAGCAGCACGGACGGCAGGATCGTGATCACCGCAGCAAAGGAAGTCTGGCTCGGTGCGGGCGGGTCGTATATCCAGATCAACGGCGACGGGATCATCAATGGGTCGCCCGGGCCGATTCTGGAGAAAGGCGCGTCGTGGGACGTGCCGGGGCCGGATTCGAAGCGTGTGTCATTACCCTTCCTTCCACTCAGCGCCTTACCGCAAGCAGCGGAGTATGAATACTCGCAAATTTTCGATATCAGCACGCTTATTCCAGCCGTCAGTATTGGTTCAGCTCTTGAGAGCCAGCCATATCGAATCTATCTTGCAGACGGCACGATCCAGCAGCAAGGCATGCTAACGGACGGCGCAACGGAGGTTGTCCACACTCTTGCATCCACCCAAGTCAAATGCGAGATCGGTACGGGTGACTGGGGAGTTACTGAACATGCTTACGACGACATCGAATTGAACGCCGAGGAAGAAGCGCAATTTCGGTCGGGCGACAACTTTGAAAAGTTGGAGGGAAATGAAATACATGAATAA
- a CDS encoding N-acetylmuramidase family protein, whose amino-acid sequence MKYMNKQHHKGHAPTHHKEPSSPVVEVTIVFRDALNRAIKGLAVRIAAGTGAPPAPPWTFGPDTDQPPASEASMHVAAVENSLDVTTDGDGYALTIQNAARNQPLDVLVKNRHGQYVLKATVTPTKDVTSYVINSPEYHLEAVTQPTPQDAFEQDLTIPIVKDGEVMTVDRLLNEFGPYVGSTQKVTEQGKVKKDFPAKKKEVHIDPATGKQKTSITIEHHYRVVDTGKPRTIAINLLASRLSYPKSSLLTDQHFTYLATSFGCEAAAVKVLNKQETAGNGRWSPDGGFDPNGLPRILFERHHFYGFTLPTANKKTGKRTKNPYVAFPDICFPKPGAYGPSGIHQYEKLVKAAKLDRDAAIQSCSWGAFQILGEYYDYCNCSSPVDMANRSMESIDAQVKLFEAFMKKAKPSAIAALAHKKWEDLAFSFNGSHWKKQNPNYAKNLEEFYNDFK is encoded by the coding sequence ATGAAATACATGAATAAACAGCATCATAAGGGACATGCGCCGACCCATCACAAAGAGCCTTCAAGTCCCGTTGTCGAAGTGACGATTGTCTTTCGGGACGCCTTGAATCGTGCTATCAAGGGGTTAGCGGTGCGAATTGCGGCAGGAACAGGCGCACCACCGGCCCCCCCATGGACATTCGGACCGGACACGGATCAGCCGCCCGCGTCTGAGGCATCGATGCATGTAGCCGCAGTGGAGAACAGTCTAGACGTCACGACAGACGGAGACGGCTACGCCCTCACGATCCAGAATGCTGCACGCAATCAGCCGCTCGACGTGCTGGTTAAAAATCGCCATGGGCAATATGTCCTCAAGGCCACTGTGACGCCGACGAAAGACGTAACCTCCTATGTGATTAACAGCCCTGAATACCATCTTGAGGCGGTAACGCAACCTACGCCCCAGGATGCGTTCGAGCAGGACTTGACAATTCCGATTGTAAAAGACGGCGAAGTTATGACGGTTGATCGTCTGCTTAACGAGTTCGGGCCTTACGTAGGGTCCACGCAGAAAGTGACCGAGCAGGGAAAGGTAAAAAAAGACTTTCCGGCGAAAAAGAAGGAAGTCCACATTGACCCTGCGACGGGAAAGCAGAAAACTTCGATCACCATCGAGCATCACTATCGCGTGGTTGATACAGGTAAGCCGCGCACAATCGCTATAAATCTGCTCGCCTCCAGATTGAGCTATCCAAAGTCATCGTTGCTCACAGATCAGCACTTTACCTACCTTGCAACCTCGTTCGGTTGTGAAGCAGCAGCTGTCAAAGTACTAAACAAACAGGAGACGGCAGGCAATGGACGATGGTCACCTGATGGTGGTTTTGATCCCAATGGCTTGCCTCGGATTCTTTTTGAACGTCACCATTTTTATGGTTTCACATTACCAACTGCAAATAAAAAAACTGGCAAAAGGACAAAAAATCCATATGTTGCCTTTCCCGACATATGCTTCCCAAAGCCTGGAGCATATGGCCCTTCTGGAATTCACCAATACGAGAAGCTGGTCAAAGCCGCGAAACTTGATCGGGATGCAGCCATTCAATCGTGCTCTTGGGGAGCCTTTCAAATTCTCGGCGAATATTATGACTATTGCAACTGCTCATCGCCTGTTGATATGGCAAACAGATCCATGGAAAGCATTGATGCACAAGTAAAGCTCTTTGAGGCGTTTATGAAAAAAGCGAAGCCTAGCGCGATAGCCGCACTCGCCCATAAAAAATGGGAAGATCTAGCTTTTAGCTTCAATGGATCGCATTGGAAAAAACAAAATCCAAACTATGCCAAAAATCTTGAGGAATTTTACAATGATTTTAAATAA
- a CDS encoding NAD-dependent succinate-semialdehyde dehydrogenase → MSLALTRNELIRPQNLIDGAWTGAADGARFAVTNPATGETIVEVADSGAADARAATDAAARAFPAWRDTLPRERAEILRRWHALIVANTDDLAKLMSMEQGKPLAEARGEVAYGASYVAWFADEATRIYGDLIPQQQRGKRMSAVKEPVGVIAAITPWNFPLAMIARKIAPALAAGCTVVAKPAEDTPLTALALAVLAQEAGLPDGVLNMLSASREQGIAAVADWLADSRVRKITFTGSTPVGKHLARESAGTLKKLSLELGGNAPFIVFDDADLDAAVTGLMAAKFRNGGQTCVCPNRVYVQAGVYERFADLLAKRVGALKVAPATDPQAQIGPMINERAIQKIARHVEDAVKHGAKVLVGGKRLTELGPNYYAPTVLTDARDDMLVSCEETFGPVAPLFRFNEEAEAIRLSNDTPFGLAAYFYTQDVRRINRVAAQLEAGVIGINEGAVSSEAAPFGGVKESGYGREGSKYGLDDYMSIKYMCQGGLD, encoded by the coding sequence ATGTCTCTCGCATTGACACGCAATGAACTGATTCGCCCGCAGAACCTGATCGACGGAGCATGGACCGGCGCCGCCGACGGCGCCCGCTTCGCCGTCACCAACCCGGCCACCGGCGAGACGATTGTCGAAGTCGCCGACAGCGGCGCCGCTGACGCGCGCGCCGCCACCGACGCCGCAGCCCGCGCGTTCCCCGCCTGGCGCGACACGCTGCCTCGCGAGCGCGCCGAGATTCTGCGCCGCTGGCATGCGCTGATCGTCGCCAATACCGACGACCTCGCGAAGCTGATGTCGATGGAACAGGGCAAGCCGCTCGCGGAGGCCCGCGGCGAAGTCGCTTACGGCGCGTCGTACGTGGCCTGGTTCGCCGACGAAGCGACCCGCATCTACGGCGATCTGATTCCGCAACAGCAGCGCGGCAAGCGCATGAGCGCGGTGAAGGAACCGGTCGGCGTAATCGCCGCGATCACGCCGTGGAATTTCCCGCTGGCGATGATCGCCCGCAAGATCGCGCCCGCGCTCGCGGCGGGTTGCACCGTGGTCGCCAAGCCCGCCGAAGACACGCCGCTCACCGCCCTCGCCCTCGCCGTGCTCGCTCAGGAAGCTGGTCTGCCAGACGGCGTGCTGAACATGCTGTCGGCGTCGCGCGAACAAGGCATTGCCGCCGTTGCCGATTGGCTCGCCGACTCGCGGGTGCGCAAAATAACCTTCACAGGTTCGACGCCGGTTGGCAAGCATCTCGCGCGCGAATCCGCGGGCACGCTGAAGAAGCTCTCGCTGGAATTGGGCGGTAACGCGCCCTTCATCGTGTTCGACGACGCCGATCTCGACGCGGCCGTCACCGGCCTGATGGCAGCGAAATTCCGCAATGGCGGCCAGACCTGCGTGTGTCCGAACCGCGTCTATGTGCAGGCGGGTGTCTATGAGCGCTTCGCCGATCTGCTCGCGAAACGCGTCGGCGCGCTGAAAGTTGCGCCTGCAACCGACCCGCAAGCGCAAATCGGTCCGATGATCAACGAGCGCGCGATCCAGAAGATTGCCCGTCACGTGGAAGACGCCGTCAAACACGGCGCGAAGGTGCTGGTGGGCGGCAAGCGCCTGACCGAACTCGGCCCGAACTACTACGCGCCGACCGTGCTGACGGACGCGCGGGACGACATGCTCGTCAGCTGCGAGGAGACCTTCGGCCCGGTCGCGCCGCTATTCCGTTTCAACGAAGAAGCCGAAGCGATCCGTCTCTCCAACGACACGCCGTTCGGCCTGGCCGCCTACTTCTATACGCAGGACGTGAGGCGTATCAATCGCGTGGCCGCGCAACTCGAAGCGGGGGTAATCGGCATCAACGAAGGCGCGGTGTCGAGCGAAGCGGCGCCGTTTGGCGGCGTGAAGGAATCGGGCTATGGCCGCGAAGGGTCGAAGTATGGACTCGACGACTACATGTCGATCAAATACATGTGCCAGGGCGGGCTTGATTGA